A section of the Tumebacillus amylolyticus genome encodes:
- the selD gene encoding selenide, water dikinase SelD, with amino-acid sequence MPSESVRLTLLTEKAGUGCKIGPADLAQVLRHLPKDEVPNANLIVGIDTSDDAGVYKLNDDVAMVQTVDYFTPVVDDPYMFGAIAAANALSDVYAMGGTPLTVLNIVGFPISKLDKKILADILRGGADKVREAGAVILGGHSIDDVDPKFGMAVTGTVHPQKVWTNAGAKPGDKLVLTKPIGVGILTTAIKRGKATEEGIALVTQTMAELNKVAAEVAHGFTVHACTDVTGFGLAGHALEMARGADVGIVLHVSQVPTLPETRALVEQKVYPGGTVRNMEWVSEDVLFEGVDDASKIILCDAVTSGGLLISVPAEEADAMVSQMNERGIAYASVVGEVTHDHPSKIAVRP; translated from the coding sequence TTGCCGAGCGAGTCGGTTCGACTCACTCTGCTGACCGAAAAAGCTGGCTGAGGATGCAAAATCGGCCCAGCCGACCTGGCGCAAGTTTTGCGCCATCTACCGAAAGATGAAGTACCGAATGCAAACTTGATCGTCGGCATCGACACCTCGGATGATGCGGGCGTCTATAAATTGAACGATGACGTGGCAATGGTCCAGACGGTCGACTACTTCACGCCGGTCGTGGACGATCCGTACATGTTCGGTGCCATCGCTGCAGCGAACGCGTTGTCGGATGTGTACGCGATGGGCGGCACGCCGCTTACCGTGTTGAACATCGTCGGGTTCCCAATCTCCAAGCTGGACAAAAAAATTCTCGCCGACATCCTGCGCGGCGGAGCGGACAAAGTCCGTGAAGCGGGCGCTGTGATCCTCGGCGGGCATTCGATCGACGATGTCGATCCGAAGTTTGGCATGGCGGTCACCGGTACGGTGCATCCGCAGAAGGTGTGGACGAACGCCGGTGCGAAACCGGGGGACAAGTTGGTGTTGACGAAGCCGATTGGGGTGGGGATTCTCACCACGGCGATCAAGCGCGGCAAGGCAACAGAGGAAGGAATTGCTCTCGTGACGCAGACGATGGCGGAGTTGAACAAAGTGGCGGCCGAAGTGGCGCATGGATTTACCGTTCATGCGTGTACGGACGTGACGGGATTTGGCTTGGCGGGACATGCGCTGGAGATGGCGCGTGGCGCTGATGTTGGGATTGTGTTGCACGTGTCTCAAGTACCGACGCTCCCGGAGACACGGGCGCTTGTGGAACAGAAGGTCTACCCGGGTGGTACGGTTCGCAATATGGAATGGGTGAGTGAGGATGTGTTGTTCGAAGGTGTGGACGACGCATCCAAGATCATCCTCTGTGATGCCGTGACTTCGGGTGGCCTGCTGATCTCTGTCCCGGCAGAAGAAGCGGACGCGATGGTTTCACAGATGAATGAACGCGGGATTGCGTATGCGTCCGTGGTGGGTGAAGTGACACACGACCATCCATCCAAGATCGCAGTACGACCGTAA
- the selA gene encoding L-seryl-tRNA(Sec) selenium transferase, whose translation MGMELLRRLPAVHRLLDHPVCRDLIEEHSHPLVSRLAGDVIGDLRTAILAGEDREADLMPDRLAAEVAKRVHAQFQPHYRPVINATGVVLHTNLGRAPLADAAVEAIVRTARGYTNLELNLATGERGSRYDHVESLICELTGAEAALVVNNNAAAVFLVLGEMAKGKKVIISRGQLVEIGGSFRVSEVMRASGAELVEVGTTNKTHEYDYERAIDEDTGLILRVHTSNFRVVGFTHQPPLSDLVALAHERNVPVYEDLGSGSLIDLRAYGIGDEPTIGESVRAGVDIVSFSGDKLLGSAQAGIIVGKQEYIKRIKKNQLTRALRVDKFTLAALEATLMLYRDEEKAKRDVPTIGMLLRTQESLAPEAQRLRNLLADVFGERAEVQVEAGLSQVGGGSLPTEELPTWHVTVRTRLFSLNELEHHLRHVDMPVMTTMQKEALHFDVRTIFPREIEVVAASVRDAYGRIG comes from the coding sequence ATGGGAATGGAACTACTGCGCAGATTGCCCGCTGTGCATCGACTGCTCGATCACCCGGTCTGTAGGGACTTGATCGAGGAGCATTCGCACCCGTTGGTTTCCCGTCTGGCAGGCGACGTGATCGGAGACCTGCGCACTGCGATTCTCGCAGGAGAAGACCGTGAAGCCGACTTGATGCCGGACAGACTGGCGGCGGAAGTCGCAAAACGGGTACACGCGCAATTCCAACCGCATTACCGTCCGGTGATCAACGCCACCGGAGTCGTTTTACATACCAATTTGGGTCGAGCCCCATTGGCTGACGCGGCGGTGGAAGCGATCGTACGCACCGCACGGGGCTACACCAACCTCGAACTCAACCTCGCCACCGGAGAGCGAGGTTCCCGCTATGACCACGTGGAGAGCTTGATCTGCGAGTTAACAGGTGCCGAAGCGGCGCTTGTCGTCAACAACAATGCCGCCGCCGTGTTCCTCGTGTTAGGCGAGATGGCGAAGGGTAAAAAAGTCATCATCTCACGCGGTCAACTTGTCGAGATTGGCGGCTCGTTCCGCGTTTCAGAAGTCATGCGAGCCAGCGGTGCCGAGCTGGTGGAAGTCGGCACCACGAACAAAACGCACGAGTACGACTACGAACGTGCCATCGACGAAGACACCGGTTTGATTCTGCGCGTACACACCAGCAACTTCCGCGTGGTCGGGTTCACGCATCAGCCTCCACTCTCCGATCTCGTCGCCCTTGCACACGAACGCAATGTGCCTGTCTACGAGGACCTCGGCAGCGGGTCACTGATCGATCTGCGCGCGTACGGCATCGGTGATGAACCGACCATCGGCGAGAGCGTGCGGGCAGGTGTGGACATCGTATCTTTTAGTGGAGACAAGTTGCTCGGCAGCGCACAAGCCGGAATCATCGTTGGCAAGCAGGAATACATCAAGCGAATCAAGAAAAACCAACTTACACGCGCCCTTCGCGTTGACAAATTCACGTTGGCCGCGCTCGAAGCGACTCTCATGCTCTACCGTGACGAGGAAAAAGCCAAGCGCGACGTGCCGACGATTGGGATGCTGTTGCGCACCCAGGAGTCGCTTGCCCCGGAAGCACAACGCCTGCGGAACCTGCTTGCCGATGTGTTTGGCGAGCGGGCTGAGGTGCAGGTAGAGGCAGGATTGTCACAGGTAGGCGGCGGGTCGTTGCCGACGGAGGAGTTGCCGACGTGGCATGTGACGGTGCGAACCCGTCTCTTTTCGTTGAACGAGTTGGAACATCATCTGAGACACGTGGACATGCCGGTCATGACCACGATGCAAAAGGAGGCTCTACACTTCGATGTCAGAACGATCTTCCCAAGAGAAATCGAAGTTGTTGCCGCGAGCGTCCGTGACGCCTACGGGCGAATCGGGTGA
- a CDS encoding glutamate-1-semialdehyde 2,1-aminomutase, with protein MTVATHFGTIGQWQHDSRKVAHPLNRETSKHLYEKAQDVIVGGVNSPSRSFKAVGGGAPVFMERGEGAHFYDVDGNRYIDYLAAYGPLIHGHGNKHIADAITQAAQSGVLYGTPTKLEIDFATMLRDAIPSLEKVRFVNSGTEAVMTTIRVARAYTGRNKIMKFAGCYHGHSDLVLVAAGSGPSTLGIPDSAGIPQAIANDMITIPFNDLTAFEDALKKWGAETAAILVEPIVGNFGIVRPDPGFLEGVNELAHRYGALVIYDEVITAFRFHYGGAQDLLGVKPDMTALGKIIGGGLPIGAYGGRIDIMEKVAPLGPAYQAGTMAGNPASIAAGIACIQELQHEGTYERLDNYGAQLEAALLQAAARHGHTVTLNRVGGAFALYFLDHEVRNYDDAQAADGEKFARFFHLLLDEGVLLAPSKYEAWFVSTAHTQADIDFTIDVINRVFAQL; from the coding sequence ATGACGGTCGCCACACATTTTGGTACGATAGGACAATGGCAACATGATTCACGAAAGGTGGCACACCCCTTGAATAGAGAAACATCCAAACACCTCTACGAAAAAGCTCAAGACGTCATCGTCGGCGGCGTCAACTCCCCGTCCCGCTCGTTCAAAGCGGTCGGCGGCGGCGCTCCCGTGTTCATGGAACGCGGCGAAGGCGCACACTTCTATGATGTGGACGGCAACCGATACATCGACTATCTCGCCGCATACGGTCCGCTCATCCACGGCCACGGCAACAAACACATCGCTGATGCGATCACCCAAGCGGCCCAGAGCGGTGTCCTCTACGGCACTCCGACCAAACTGGAAATCGACTTCGCCACGATGCTTCGCGATGCGATTCCTTCCTTAGAAAAAGTCCGCTTCGTCAACTCCGGCACCGAAGCAGTCATGACGACGATCCGCGTCGCCCGCGCCTACACAGGCCGCAACAAAATCATGAAGTTCGCCGGCTGTTACCACGGACACTCCGACCTCGTGCTGGTCGCAGCTGGCTCCGGTCCTTCGACCCTCGGCATCCCGGACTCGGCAGGGATCCCGCAAGCGATCGCCAACGACATGATCACGATTCCCTTCAACGACCTCACCGCATTCGAAGACGCACTGAAAAAATGGGGCGCTGAAACCGCCGCCATCCTCGTTGAACCGATTGTCGGCAACTTCGGCATCGTCCGCCCGGACCCCGGCTTCCTCGAAGGCGTCAACGAACTGGCTCATCGCTACGGCGCGCTGGTTATCTACGACGAAGTCATCACCGCGTTCCGTTTCCATTATGGCGGTGCGCAAGACCTGCTCGGCGTCAAACCGGACATGACCGCGCTTGGCAAAATCATCGGCGGCGGCCTCCCGATCGGCGCATACGGCGGCCGTATCGACATCATGGAAAAAGTCGCACCGCTCGGCCCGGCCTACCAAGCGGGCACGATGGCAGGCAACCCGGCTTCCATCGCGGCAGGGATCGCCTGCATCCAAGAACTGCAACATGAGGGAACCTACGAACGCCTCGACAACTACGGAGCTCAACTGGAAGCGGCCCTCCTGCAAGCGGCAGCCCGTCACGGGCACACCGTCACCCTCAACCGCGTAGGCGGAGCGTTCGCGCTGTACTTCCTCGACCATGAGGTGCGCAACTACGACGATGCCCAAGCGGCTGACGGCGAGAAATTCGCCCGCTTCTTCCACCTCCTGCTCGACGAAGGCGTCCTGCTCGCACCGTCCAAGTACGAAGCGTGGTTCGTTTCCACCGCCCACACCCAAGCGGACATCGACTTCACCATCGACGTGATCAACCGAGTCTTCGCCCAACTCTAA
- the trxA gene encoding thioredoxin, producing the protein MASDLIQTVTDANFNEAIQGDKPVLVDFWAAWCGPCKMLAPVLDDLAGEVSDKLTIGKLNVDENPATSQKFGVMSIPTLLVFKNGEVVKTLVGYQNKAQLLDKLADVL; encoded by the coding sequence ATGGCATCTGATCTCATTCAAACTGTAACCGACGCGAACTTTAACGAAGCAATTCAAGGCGACAAGCCGGTTCTCGTCGACTTCTGGGCTGCATGGTGCGGTCCGTGCAAAATGCTCGCTCCGGTCCTCGACGATCTCGCAGGCGAAGTTTCCGATAAGCTGACCATCGGCAAACTCAACGTCGACGAAAACCCGGCGACTTCGCAAAAGTTCGGCGTTATGTCCATCCCGACTCTGCTCGTTTTCAAAAACGGCGAAGTTGTGAAGACCCTCGTCGGCTACCAAAACAAAGCTCAACTGCTCGACAAACTGGCTGACGTTCTGTAA
- a CDS encoding NifU family protein: MEDLRARVQEALDKIRPGLQSDGGDAELVDVDAETGIASIRMTGACGGCPMSTMTLKMGIERTVRAAVPEIKEVVAV; the protein is encoded by the coding sequence ATGGAAGATCTTCGCGCACGCGTACAGGAAGCACTTGATAAAATTCGCCCGGGTCTGCAATCCGATGGCGGCGACGCTGAATTGGTGGACGTTGATGCTGAAACCGGCATCGCTTCGATCCGCATGACCGGCGCTTGCGGCGGTTGCCCGATGAGCACCATGACCCTGAAAATGGGCATCGAGCGCACCGTTCGCGCAGCAGTACCGGAAATCAAAGAAGTCGTGGCTGTCTAA
- a CDS encoding HD domain-containing protein, protein MERTWILQEAEAFVRQELGGDSSGHDVWHIERVRRMAERIARVEGADVFVCSLAALLHDIPDEKLNESPEAGMKKLTNWLDAHDLDADTRAHLLEIITTMSFKGGNRPPVRTLEGRIVQDADRLDAIGALGIARTFAYSGAKGQLSHDPTLPLRTDMTADEYRKGKSTAVNHFYEKLLLLKALMNTDAAKQIAEERHRYMEEFLERFHAEWEGQM, encoded by the coding sequence ATGGAACGTACATGGATTTTGCAAGAGGCTGAAGCCTTCGTTCGTCAGGAATTGGGCGGAGACTCTTCCGGTCATGATGTCTGGCACATCGAGCGTGTGCGGCGCATGGCTGAACGGATCGCGCGCGTTGAGGGTGCGGACGTTTTTGTCTGCTCGCTTGCAGCACTGTTACACGACATCCCCGACGAGAAATTGAACGAAAGCCCCGAAGCCGGGATGAAAAAACTCACGAACTGGCTGGATGCGCACGACCTTGATGCGGACACACGCGCGCATCTCTTGGAGATCATCACGACGATGTCGTTCAAGGGCGGCAACCGCCCCCCGGTGCGGACGCTGGAAGGCCGAATCGTTCAAGATGCCGACCGTCTCGACGCCATCGGTGCGCTGGGCATCGCCCGCACGTTTGCGTATTCCGGTGCCAAGGGGCAACTCAGCCACGACCCGACCCTGCCGCTGCGCACCGACATGACGGCAGACGAGTATCGCAAGGGCAAGAGCACCGCTGTCAATCATTTCTATGAAAAACTGCTTTTGCTCAAAGCCCTCATGAACACCGACGCCGCCAAACAAATCGCCGAAGAGCGGCATCGTTATATGGAAGAGTTTTTGGAGCGGTTCCATGCGGAGTGGGAAGGACAGATGTAA
- the yunB gene encoding sporulation protein YunB, whose protein sequence is MAMKVGRRKRLNWRLVLFLVLVMIVFSSVQTIYYYETSMRPHLELAAEKYAEQYAVKAINDSISKKIASVADYNLLMNFREGPNGKVSAGYFNMQEATRLQAQVTDYIQGELSHSKEEEISLPLGVVYESSILAALGPDIPIKIRPITIAKSQVGYETRNAGINQTVHVLYLDLTVEETIVVPFSTHPNAVSTRVPIAYLVMVGDVPQMVYNAQGSAVGQTSSPLPPLELPNLNEPAK, encoded by the coding sequence ATGGCGATGAAGGTGGGCAGGAGGAAGCGTCTGAACTGGCGGCTCGTCCTGTTTCTTGTCTTGGTCATGATCGTGTTCTCCAGCGTGCAGACGATCTACTATTACGAAACGTCGATGCGTCCGCATCTGGAGCTCGCGGCTGAGAAATACGCCGAGCAGTATGCGGTCAAGGCGATCAACGATTCGATTTCCAAAAAAATTGCCAGCGTTGCCGACTACAATTTGCTGATGAACTTCCGGGAGGGGCCAAACGGCAAAGTCAGCGCCGGGTATTTCAACATGCAAGAAGCCACGCGTTTGCAGGCGCAAGTCACCGACTATATTCAAGGCGAGTTGTCGCATTCCAAGGAAGAGGAGATCTCCCTGCCGCTCGGAGTGGTGTATGAGAGTTCGATTCTGGCGGCGCTCGGGCCGGATATTCCCATCAAGATCCGCCCGATTACAATTGCCAAATCACAAGTGGGATATGAGACGCGCAATGCCGGCATCAACCAGACGGTGCATGTGCTGTATCTGGATCTCACGGTGGAAGAGACGATTGTCGTGCCGTTTTCCACGCATCCAAATGCAGTCAGCACGCGGGTACCGATCGCCTATCTGGTTATGGTCGGCGACGTGCCGCAGATGGTGTACAACGCGCAGGGGTCTGCCGTGGGGCAGACGAGTTCGCCGTTGCCGCCGCTTGAGTTGCCAAACCTCAACGAGCCAGCGAAGTAA
- the metH gene encoding methionine synthase: MSSKTPIQQQLQQKILILDGAMGTMLQRENLTPDDFGGEELDGCNENLVLTRPDVIRNIHEAYLEAGADIIETNTFGATSVVLAEYDLQHLAHEINIEAVRLAKEAVDSYSTPEWPRYVAGAMGPTTKTLSVTGGITFEDLTDSYYEQARALLIAGADVLLLETVQDTLNVKAGAIAIQRAFQDTGIEIPVMLSGTIEPMGTTLAGQNIESFYISLEHLKPISVGLNCATGPEFMRDHLRTLSELATCSVSVYPNAGLPDENGHYHETPQSLAKKLAGFAEKGWLNIAGGCCGTTPDHIRAIHEALQDFKPRTSAEPHRPAVSGIETVFVEPDNRPLIVGERTNVLGSRKFRNLIVDGKYEEASEIARAQVKKGAHVIDICLADPDRDEARDVEEFLKYVTKKVKVPLMIDSTNLDVFEMALKYSQGKALLNSVNLEDGPEKFDAIVPIVKKYGAAIVVGTIDEQGMAVTRERKLEVAKRSYDLLVNHHGLDPRDLIFDPLVFPCGTGDEQYIGSARETVEGIRLIKDHFPECQTILGVSNISFGLPGAGREVLNAVFLYHCTKAGLDYAIVNSEKLERYASIPEEERRLSEELLFNTNDATLATFTDFYREKKVKVVINASTLTLEERLASYIVEGTKEGLYPDLDEALTKYRPLEIINGPLMTGMEEVGRLFNNNELIVAEVLQSAEAMKAAVAHLEPHMEKTDSAVKGKILLATVKGDVHDIGKNLVEIILSNNGFEVINLGIKVGPETLIAAAREHKPDAIGLSGLLVKSAQQMVTTAQDLKAAGIDAPLLVGGAALTRKFTYTRIQAEYDGLVLYAKDAMDGLDLANKLTNPKELPALIETQRRDRANFENKTVAQEVAVAVEIPDRSPHIQQTHPVLLPPDTDRHVLRDYPVDHLQPYLNLRMLLGKHLGLKGNVEQLLADGDAKATELYSVVEDLLGQAKRDGLIRPQGMYRFFPAQSEGNKIHIYDPADTSVILETFDFPRQPKDLHLCLSDFIRPVESGEMDYVGFFVVTAGRGIHELASQWKDAGQYLNSHVLQSLALELAEAFAERVHHIMRDAWGIPDPAEMTMQERFGARYQGVRVSFGYPACPNLEDQAPLFRLLQPHDIGVELTEGFMMFPEASVSAMVFSHPQGRYFNVE; this comes from the coding sequence ATGTCAAGCAAAACCCCGATCCAACAGCAATTGCAACAAAAAATTCTCATCCTCGACGGCGCGATGGGCACGATGCTCCAACGAGAAAACTTGACCCCGGACGACTTCGGCGGTGAAGAGCTCGACGGTTGCAACGAGAACCTCGTCCTCACCCGCCCGGACGTCATTCGCAACATTCACGAAGCCTACCTCGAGGCCGGTGCCGACATCATCGAAACTAACACGTTCGGTGCTACGTCTGTCGTCCTCGCTGAATACGATCTTCAACACCTCGCGCATGAGATCAACATCGAAGCCGTGCGTCTCGCCAAAGAAGCGGTAGACTCCTACTCCACACCGGAATGGCCGCGCTACGTCGCCGGTGCGATGGGCCCGACCACCAAGACCCTCTCGGTCACCGGCGGGATTACGTTCGAAGATTTGACCGACTCCTACTATGAACAAGCACGCGCCCTGTTGATCGCCGGCGCAGACGTGCTTCTCCTGGAAACGGTGCAAGACACCCTCAACGTCAAAGCGGGCGCCATTGCCATCCAACGCGCTTTCCAAGACACCGGCATCGAGATCCCCGTCATGCTCTCCGGCACCATTGAACCGATGGGGACGACGCTTGCAGGTCAGAATATCGAGTCGTTCTACATTTCGCTTGAACACTTGAAGCCGATCTCCGTCGGCCTGAACTGCGCAACAGGCCCGGAATTCATGCGCGACCATCTGCGTACACTGTCCGAACTCGCGACCTGCTCTGTCTCCGTCTACCCGAACGCCGGGCTCCCCGACGAGAACGGTCACTACCACGAGACCCCGCAAAGCCTCGCCAAAAAACTCGCCGGATTCGCAGAGAAAGGCTGGCTGAACATCGCGGGCGGTTGCTGCGGCACCACACCGGATCACATCCGTGCCATCCACGAAGCGTTGCAAGATTTCAAACCGCGCACCAGCGCCGAACCGCACCGCCCGGCCGTCTCCGGGATCGAAACCGTCTTCGTGGAGCCGGACAACCGCCCGCTGATCGTCGGCGAGCGCACCAACGTGCTGGGTTCCCGCAAGTTCCGCAACTTGATCGTCGATGGCAAGTACGAGGAAGCGTCCGAGATCGCCCGCGCCCAAGTCAAAAAAGGCGCACACGTCATCGACATCTGCCTCGCCGATCCGGACCGCGACGAAGCCCGAGACGTTGAAGAATTCCTCAAGTACGTCACCAAAAAAGTCAAAGTGCCGCTCATGATCGACTCCACCAACCTCGACGTGTTCGAGATGGCGCTGAAATACTCGCAAGGCAAAGCACTGCTCAACTCTGTCAACTTGGAGGACGGCCCCGAAAAGTTCGACGCGATCGTTCCCATCGTCAAAAAGTACGGAGCTGCCATCGTCGTCGGCACCATCGACGAGCAAGGCATGGCCGTCACCCGCGAACGCAAGCTGGAAGTCGCCAAGCGCTCTTACGACTTGCTCGTGAACCATCACGGACTCGACCCCCGCGACCTGATCTTCGACCCGCTGGTCTTCCCGTGCGGCACCGGCGATGAGCAGTACATCGGTTCGGCACGGGAAACGGTAGAAGGAATTCGTTTGATCAAAGACCACTTCCCCGAATGCCAAACGATCCTCGGCGTCTCCAACATCTCGTTCGGTCTGCCGGGCGCCGGTCGCGAAGTGCTCAACGCCGTGTTCCTCTACCATTGCACCAAAGCGGGCCTCGACTACGCCATCGTCAACTCCGAGAAATTGGAGCGCTATGCGTCGATCCCGGAGGAAGAACGCCGCCTGTCCGAAGAGTTGCTCTTCAACACCAACGACGCAACGCTCGCCACCTTCACCGACTTCTACCGTGAGAAAAAAGTCAAAGTGGTCATCAACGCTTCCACGCTGACGTTGGAAGAACGTCTCGCCTCCTACATCGTCGAAGGCACCAAGGAAGGCCTCTACCCCGACCTCGACGAAGCGCTGACCAAGTACAGACCCTTGGAGATCATCAACGGCCCCCTCATGACCGGGATGGAAGAAGTCGGCCGTCTCTTCAACAACAACGAGTTGATCGTCGCCGAAGTTCTCCAATCGGCCGAAGCGATGAAAGCAGCCGTCGCCCACTTGGAGCCGCACATGGAGAAGACCGACAGCGCGGTCAAAGGCAAGATCCTGCTCGCCACGGTCAAAGGCGACGTCCACGACATCGGCAAAAACCTAGTCGAGATCATCCTCTCGAACAACGGCTTTGAAGTCATCAACCTCGGGATCAAAGTCGGCCCGGAAACCCTGATCGCCGCCGCTCGCGAACACAAGCCCGACGCCATCGGACTCTCCGGATTGCTCGTCAAATCGGCGCAACAGATGGTCACAACGGCGCAGGACTTGAAAGCGGCCGGCATCGACGCGCCGCTGCTCGTCGGCGGTGCCGCACTGACCCGCAAATTCACCTATACCCGCATCCAAGCGGAGTACGACGGCCTCGTGCTCTACGCCAAGGACGCGATGGACGGTCTCGACCTCGCCAACAAACTGACCAACCCGAAGGAACTCCCGGCGCTCATCGAAACCCAGCGCCGCGACCGAGCGAATTTCGAGAACAAGACAGTCGCCCAAGAAGTCGCCGTCGCCGTTGAGATCCCGGATCGCTCGCCGCACATCCAACAGACCCACCCGGTGTTGCTCCCTCCTGACACCGACCGTCACGTCCTGCGCGACTACCCGGTGGATCACTTGCAACCGTACCTGAACTTGCGGATGTTGCTGGGCAAACACCTTGGACTCAAAGGCAACGTCGAGCAACTGTTGGCAGACGGAGACGCCAAAGCGACGGAGCTCTACTCCGTCGTCGAAGACCTCCTCGGGCAAGCAAAGCGCGACGGACTGATTCGCCCGCAAGGCATGTACCGTTTCTTCCCGGCGCAGTCCGAAGGCAACAAAATTCACATCTACGACCCGGCGGACACCTCCGTCATCTTGGAGACGTTCGACTTCCCGCGTCAACCCAAAGACTTGCACCTCTGCCTAAGCGACTTCATCCGTCCGGTCGAGAGCGGTGAAATGGACTATGTCGGCTTCTTCGTCGTCACGGCGGGTCGCGGCATCCATGAGTTGGCAAGCCAATGGAAAGACGCAGGTCAGTACCTGAACTCGCACGTCCTGCAATCGCTCGCCCTGGAACTTGCCGAAGCGTTTGCCGAGCGCGTGCATCACATCATGCGCGACGCTTGGGGCATCCCGGACCCGGCGGAGATGACGATGCAAGAGCGCTTCGGTGCCCGTTACCAAGGCGTCCGCGTTTCGTTTGGCTATCCGGCGTGCCCGAACCTCGAAGACCAAGCACCGCTGTTCCGTCTCTTGCAACCTCATGACATCGGTGTCGAACTGACGGAGGGCTTCATGATGTTCCCGGAAGCCTCCGTCTCCGCCATGGTCTTCTCCCACCCGCAAGGCCGCTATTTCAACGTCGAATAA
- a CDS encoding spore coat protein, translated as MYRNANQTMNNQQVRYQVQGQTGGQQGLRFGAHEFLETQEALRCKAADLELYGVLISQAQDPHLRDILANQQNRMVQSYQQCLALANMGNANAGVATMAHTPQTNVYENIQVGLHNPMQPAPNVNAKTLSDRTIATVALNLHKAGAIFGMQWALECTIPQLRGFHATCANVCQEMAYELFQYLNYTGVYQVPQLADHTMNTMLQAFQGQGNTMMTYTQNANY; from the coding sequence ATGTACCGTAATGCAAACCAAACGATGAACAACCAGCAAGTTCGCTACCAAGTACAAGGCCAAACCGGAGGTCAGCAAGGTCTGCGCTTCGGGGCACACGAGTTCCTCGAAACGCAAGAAGCGCTCCGCTGCAAGGCTGCCGATCTCGAACTCTACGGCGTGCTGATTTCGCAAGCGCAAGATCCGCATCTGCGCGACATCCTCGCAAACCAACAAAACCGTATGGTTCAAAGCTATCAACAATGCCTCGCACTGGCGAACATGGGCAACGCCAACGCAGGTGTTGCGACGATGGCACACACGCCGCAAACCAACGTCTACGAGAACATCCAAGTAGGCTTGCATAACCCGATGCAACCGGCTCCGAACGTCAACGCGAAAACGCTGTCGGATCGCACGATCGCAACGGTCGCTCTGAACCTTCATAAAGCAGGCGCGATTTTTGGTATGCAATGGGCGCTGGAATGCACGATTCCGCAACTGCGCGGCTTCCATGCAACCTGTGCGAACGTTTGCCAAGAGATGGCGTATGAACTCTTCCAATACCTCAATTACACCGGTGTTTACCAAGTGCCGCAACTGGCAGACCATACGATGAACACGATGTTGCAAGCGTTCCAAGGCCAAGGCAACACGATGATGACCTACACCCAGAACGCAAACTACTAA